TTCTGCTTTTGTAGGGATGGCTCTATGTCAGACCTAAAAGCTACATAACCAGGTAGCGTGTATTTTTGTATCACAAAGTCTCGGAAATCTCAGTGTGCTTCAAATTAGCTCTAAACATAGATTTCCTTTCAAAGATGACAGGGTCACATTTAGTGAGGTCTACCAGCAGAGCGCCTCTGCCCCAAGTCTTACCCCTTCAGCTTGGGGCTCGAGGTTATACAGCCGGCATAGTGTAGCGCCAGCCATGTACGTCAGTTcttatgtatgcatgtgtgtgagtgtgttcaagtgtgttcCTAGTCTCCAGCGGGACAAATGAATCCAGATGGGAACTCTGGAATCACATTCCCTACAGGAAGCCATCCACctgaagccacacacacacatacacacacacacacaaccctaaTGGTAATCAGGATTGGGTTCCCTGTGCtctggaatgtgtgtgagagtctgaCTCTAtgcgtgtgtatatgtgaaCATGTCACTGGTGCCAGGGGAGTTGTAGCAATCGGTAAGTCATCAGCGCATGCATGACGACTTTGGGTCATCACTGAGCTAACATATGATCCACTCGCCTAGCAGGCTTGAGCTTAATGTATGTAACTGAGCTTTTAATCAATGGTGTACTAAGGGTGTGGCGTTATGATGGAGATGATTGCCTTGGAGTTTTTTGTCTCTCTGGTGCCATTTTCACAGCAGCGGAGAGAATTGATTTGCAACAACCAAACCTGCCAGCTTAAGTACACAGTCTACAGCAATGTATTATGTTACATGTTCACTGATAGAAATGATAAACATGCTTGTCTGAGTGCAAACAGGGTGAGGGTCTCCACATGCACATATCTACACTAGCACTGTGATCTGATGATTCATATTTCTACCTAAGAGTCAGCATTTCTCTCAAAGTTACAACAGCAGGGTTGACCTCAATCAGGGTATGCATTCTGTAACTTGTGGCAAAGCACATATCTGAATTGCTGCTATAGAGGCATCTCGCCTCCATTTTGACCACATGAACCTAGCTCCAATTTTGTTTCCTGGACAATGATTCCTTTCACTTTAGCATGTATTTGTTTAGAGTTATTGACATGTATACACATTAGCCAAATTAACAAAGACTAACAATGATCAATTGTGCAAAACTACAGTTATGTGTGTGGTTGCCTACTAAAGCCAAGAAGTGACCCAGAAAAGCATTAAGGAGACCATCTTTACTCCTTTTGAAACAGGTGCCATGTCCTTGTATCTTTAATGTCCTCTTTCTAGCATTAATCTAAATGTCATGCGATCAAAAGTGTGCTGCGCCATTCCATGCTAAATTATTTCTCAAACCAACTTTGTCAACATTCAATCAACATTTCTTGAGATGCAGAGAAGCTCAAGCATGAGTACTCTAAAGGAACTGTTTGTGATTAAGTTCCTGAGTGTCGTTTCTGGGGCTCCTTAAGCACGACACAAAAATATGTTCTCATGAGCAATAGCCAGGCCAGAAAAGTGTGTGATCCACATTGTTGGAATTAACCTGACAGTGAAGGTAGACAGAAGTGTACTGTAAACGAAGGCTCCTGTTAGAGTCCAGATTCAGCAGTTCATCTGTATCATGGTCATATATTATGAACACCACATTGTTTAGTTGATCACAGATggtttagaaagaaagaaagaacataaAAATTGTGTGCAagtgttgtgtgcatgtgtgtgggtgtctgcaCAATTATTCTTTGGAAACtgcccttttttcccccttaatGCTGGATAGGTGAAAAGCCAAGAAACAGCACTGGCCATATATGACTATCTCCAGTGCTCAtttttccctcccctcttttctgcctctcttttttccccaacaTTGATATCTGACCTGTACTATATTAAATCTGTTGAGCACATTCCTTATTTTGGTTTTTCTAACCTGCTGAGGGGACTGGCTTATattacacactgtgtgtatgaaTAAGTGAAATATGTGTTTAGTTGCTCATGGATGAGAGTGTTGAACTTGCCTTggtaaaaaacacagagaggtgagTTTCACTGCCAAGGATCCAAATAGGGAACTTTGGAGACTTGAGGAATGTCCcgacctgaaacacacacacggacagtAAAAGGAATGCGTAACAAATGAGTGTCTATTTTCAGCATGAATCAGTAACTAATCAAAATTTAACAAATCTTTTTCAAGTGCATTAATATTTCAACAAATTACATGGCACAGTACATGAACAGCAAGCTACTTCGGTGGATTCTCGACAAATAGTACAATGTGGTGaaatatgtattattcatgTTCACATTCAACTCATTTTCACTTGGATCATCTCTTATTAGTCGCTTGCTCTTCTGAACTGCAGTGTCATATCCAGCTTGAACTTGATTTCCAACAATTAACAATCGACCAAACGTATGAACAGCATTTATAGAGCAGCTTATCTCTTATCATCTTGTTTGATAAGATGATGTCTTAAATCATTCCCATCAGTCTACTAGTTACTTTGGCAACCACCTACTTGCCATTAATTCATCATGTCTTTTCTTTGCCCATTTACAGAATTCATGACTCAACTCCAACTTTTTGGGTTTATATTGGCAGTGACAAATAAATGGCCAAGATTCCTGTTTTCCAAGATGACAATTATGTGCATGTCACATGTATTTACAAATCTTTTTTATGATCTATTTTCactaaatgtatatttttagtACATGTGTGccagaaaataaaagtgtggtGAGAGAGGGGAGTTTACAGTTAGTCTGTTGGGACTGTTCCTTCcaaacacatattttcacaCGGGAGCTCTCACTGTGGTTTGTGTTCATATTGAATATATCCAACATCACAGAGTCACAAGTAACAGTGAgaatttatgtgtttatttgcactTCTAGCACTCTCTCATGTtactgtatacagtgtgtgttcacttcAATTACTCGCGAGTCCtcaccaaaaaaataaataaaaatcctctGCATATTTGCCATGAACAACCATTGGACAATTTGCTTCTTGTAGGAACCTGTATGCGGGAGTACCTTGCAGTAGCGCAGTGATTCCATAAGCGTGAGGAAGCCAACTGATGCCTGTTTATGAATACCATGCAGTTCTAcaagacagggagaaaaaagagcaacaaaataAGAGTTTGTTAAATTATGTCAAACTGGCATTAATTTGTGCATTGCTGTGGGATGTAAGAATTATTGCCCTCTGGTGGATATGGGTTAAATCTAGTGCTGCAAAACTGAGTTCTGTGAGTGTGGTATGAGCGATTGTGTCTGTTGTGTGAATGtggcgtgtttgtgtgtatgtgcagtgaCTTCATTGAAGTCTTACTCATGCCAGAGCACTCCCTGTCTCCATCCCAGACATTTGACACAGCATGGCCAGTTACTAGGAGGTTCACCAGGCTCTGACTGAAAGAACAGATAAGAAAGAAGACATTAAGCATTCAGAAAGAACATACGATATATATTCTGTACCCACACAAGCGGCACAAGGACCATGCAATATTGTATAACTTCCTGTGTCAATGTAACAGATGAGGACAATTAATGAGGAGGTATTTATGTACCTGCCATGGCCATGCACAGGGTCTATGAGAGGCTCCATTGTGTCCTGGATCTCATTTCTTATATTCTCTATGCCCTGCACAGAGAAGACCAGCAGAGACAAGTCTGCATTTAGTTtttgaaaatttgaaaattaatgcacaggaaaaatgacttaaaatcaCAAAACATGATGATTAAAATCCCATTAAATCCCATCTTATTTTGGGTTTCAGATTTTAATAAAATCTTATTTAATGATCACATCATTCAATATGGTAgaaacagcatttaaatcaGTTGTTAATGTTTCTATCAATCTCTCTACTAGCCATTTCTTGTCTTTACCTTGGTGAGGATAACAGAGTAGAGGTAGAGCAAGACTCCACAGCACCCCCTCCAGGTGTGGTAGAGAGACAGCACCTCCTCTCTGAGACCTGACACTGACATCACAGTCCGCTTACTGCAGGAAGGGACCAAACACCAGGTTGATTTATgaaacagtcagaggacagaACATCTGTTGGACCTTAGGATCTATGAGATTGGTGTTTTAATTGAGTTCACCATGCCAGATTGGTAAAGATAACTTCATATGACATAAATCGATAAAATACATCAGAGGACAAAAAAGATGTGATATTGTCTATTTGTAGCCACTACCCTCTTTTGCTCCACCTTAGAAACCTTGCTAGTGGAGTTGTCTGTCTTAGTTAGCATGCACTACTTCACTGTGAGTCAGCACTGCTTTTTGCTGACTGTGTTCTCAGCCTCTGGCAAACGCAGTCTTGCATTCATTTAGTTTGTGCGtgtgacagacagtgtgtgtgtaagaaaggTAGTGagaagtagttttttttttttattgggcAATCAATGGAAGTGCTGAGTCGGCAACTTGTGAGCAAAGTGAAATAGCTAATTCAATGTGAAGGCCAATTCTTGCAGACTAGATTTATCAAATACTacccctcctgtcctctgtgctATCTTATGAGAAATATGTAGTTCTCCATCCCAGCACTGCACATTGGGAATTGTAAAACACGGATTTGCAATATCTTTATCCCTCCAGAAACCCACAGCATTGCTTAATGCCAAGATGATCTGAGACGAGACAGTCAAGAGCATAAAGATGCAAGGTGTTAGCTGCAGTGAGAATATGAAGTGTCACTTACTGGAGAACACTGTGAAATCGCTCAAAGCCAAGGTCTTCAGCAGCCAAAGCAGCTAGGCACAAGAAaacagatagacacacacacacacacactttaacagtgtatttgtgtttacacagaggaaaacagtaCAAGGTCACAAATATTAAAGGTGCACTAGAGTACATTCACAAAATCATCAACAGTCATGTGAGTCCACAATATAAAACACTGCACTTAGTTCTCCGGGGTATAAGTAGCACACAGTGAGTGTGTCCTTGGCTGTCAAATATGAATACAAGTAGTCTGCACTTATAACCCAGTTCTGAAATGGTGTTTAGGTGCAGTTTGTATTTAATGACTTTGGTCATTAGAGCTCCCTATAAGCAAGAGTGCAGGCCACTACTAAAACAAACCCTTCTTTGGATTCTTTGTTGACCACTTCAATATGTGAAGGACACATGCACTGTAGCATAAGAGCACAACACAGAAATACTTCACAATTTCTAAGCGACACATTAAAAGTAACCAATTTTGTgattaatggaaaaaatgaagCTTGAGTGAATGAACCAGTATTCATATTTTGGGAACATGACAGACATAGGACTCACTGGGTTGCTGTTCCTGTGATGGCTGGCTGCTCTCTGGTTCTGGCATGTCCTGTGTTTGCGACTGAGACTGTGTTTGCGTGTTAGTatgtgtggtagtgtgtgtgctagtacGTGGGCTCTGTCCCTTGGCCCACGTCACCAGGCAGAACCCTGTGGAGGGGCTGGAGCAGGCAGACTCCAGGATTTCACTCAACGTTGAACACAGTgctgttttctgctcctcttctaacaaacacaaacaaaaatcattcattatttaaccagccataaaacaggaaaaaacaatgacTATAAACTATGGTTTTGATGACGATCTACCTGTTATCTGTCTCCAGTTGGAACTTTCTCTGTTGAAGAGAATGTTCTTTAAGAGGAAAGcctgcaaagaaacacaaactttGTCAGAGTTGaaggaaaacatttaattatgCAATAGGTTACATTTgctattgtattgtattgtattgtaagtATTGTTTGTCTAAATTACCAGTGTCCTGACAAAAAGAGCTACTGCTCAGAATGACGGGCCAACATGATGTGCGCACAAGTACAGTGCGTTAAAGAGTCAAAAAAACTACACCAGAGGACATGCCCATAATTATAAACTACCAGGATTTTTTTATAGGGTAAGGAGTGGTCCTCtagaggaaaatgaaatgaaatgagattaGATTCAAATGTTTTCTCTAAAATTAGCAAGACACTAGGAGAGCTACTAGTAGCTCTTCCTGAGTAGGTAGCATCAACTGTCAGAACACCACCCTCACAGTCTTAAAGAGCATTGCATTGCCAACGATGCATATACCTATAGACAGACTACAAACTTTGATGCACATTTCAAGTCAGTCTGCCACGTGTAAAAACTGGCTCACTGCAAAAGGCCCAAGTGAACTTGTGGATGATGTTCATTCTGGGACAGAGCACTGTTGCAGATCACATTGTCCCATTCGTAACGATACAGTTTTAAACACTTCTGCCTAGTGAGCATGTAGGACGGCTGTGGGGGTCAGTACTTCACCTGGACTATGCTGGACATTGAAACTGTGTAATAATACTGCAAGAAGGGCGAAGTGGATTATACCTGGACAGGTGCAATGACAGCACATGGCCCTCCTTCAAACTGCTCCAGTGCTGTATGCTCattttcactaaaaacaaatcctgtgataaaaacaaaataaaatctccCGTCAACAGAGCAAccttaatttttttcttttcacagtaaTAAGAAATAAGGTGTTTTTTAGACAGTTTTAGTCTGCAGACATCAGAAAACGACACACAAAAAATGTATGTACGCAAATCATATCAAAGTCCACAGAGTAAATTCAGGCTTAAGTCCAGAGCTGTAATGAGTATTGCAGTAATTATTCAATATGACAATATACAATATTCATACCAGCCCTTAACAAGATATTTCACCACTTATCTGCCCCTCTGCTAGGGAGGAAGACCTAACAGCGGAAATCACCTGTTGTAGTCTTCTGGTTAGAtacattttaagtgaaatatgATCTCTTTCTGCAAAATACTTTCAGTCATATCATCATACTGAGACAAAGCATCATACCTTGTGTCCATCTTCGGAAGATGGAGGCAGATACTCCTCCACTGGAGGGTCTACCCCAAACCAAATCCACCACCTCTTTATTCAAATCCGACATGACAAATTTTTACTGCTAGTGAATCCACAGGCACTCCGTCTTCAGTCGAACAGCCGTTGAGGCCAACTTGCTAGCTCTTTCCGAGGTTGATAGTCCACTTCTCTCGGCAAGTTGAGCCTGTGGCATTGGCCACAAGCTACCTGTGTGGCACGACACAGTCTGACTCCAGCGGCTGCCAGCAAACTGGCGGGTAGGAATGACATTAACGTAGCCACAGCAGCCTGCAAAGTAAAGGTACAGAAACATACGCCAAGGTTACTGTCTATAACCTTAAGAGTTTTTGTCACAGATAACTGAATTACATACTAGGGCGACATTGGCGCGACATACGCTATAAACTTATACTAACATCAGGCGAAAAGGCTAACAGTTGCGTTAACGTCAAATAGTCACAAAGGGTGGTTAGTAATGACAGTAATGTTACCTTATAATAGGGTTAGCTGTTTCTGTGGCGGCGTTGTTGCATTGTTGTGAAATAACCGTGTCAATGCTGAGGTTTTAAAAGCTGAATTGGCTTGGGAACGCTAATGTCagcagttagcattagctttacTACTAGCAGCTAATCTTTCATTGCTTTGTCATTCAATTGCTTCTCACGCTACAGCGATGTCGATAGTTATTGTATGAATTCACACGGGTTGGCATTAGTTAGATAACGTTAAAGCGTAATTACCTTAATACACAGTCGAGTAATAGGATTCCGTATTGATAATATATTTTGGTGGCAATTTCACTATCACCAACGGCTCTGTCATTCGTTTATTTACAACAGAATTGCAAAAAATATACTTCCGTTTAACGTGACTGCTCATTGGTTGAAATTCAGAAAGTTCCAGATGCGTCAAGGGGTACAGCTCGAACGTGTTATCTCATTGGTTTACAGGCTTGTCAATCATACTGAGCACCCGCCCACAATTAAGAAACCGTGTAATTCATTTAAAGCCCATATTAACTAATCAGCCCCTTGGAGAGACAAAAACTAATTGGTAACTTCAAGGTAGCTTCAGACTTAAAACATGCGTTTCAATAACAATGGCTATAATTTAGAGCGTGTAAAGCGTCccctttctgtgttttcagagcAAAAAAGGTTGTTTGTCCACTACCTCTCTCCGTAGCAGCCACCCAGGCTCCGCTCTGAGCATGCGTACTGCTTTCTTTCCCTTCAACTATACCTGCTGTCCACGCGTGTGTAAGATTCACAGTGGGAAAAGTCTCTTTTGAAGACGGAAATAGTGGAAATATAAGATTTGTTTTTCGTCACTATGGGAGGACAGGCCaagggcaaaaagaaaaacaagccgAAGAAGAAAGACAACCGCCCAGACAGGGGTAATTTTGCTCAGTGGTTCAAAATATGCTGGGTATTTACAATGTGTATAACCTTAACTTCTCAGATGCTTTGATTTCAACTCTTGACTTTACAAGACCAAATGAGACAAAACTAACCCTGATTCTCCACTTATCTGATAACAGAAAATGCAGGATTTGTCGGATTGTCACCTCAAGATAGGATGAAAATAAGAATGCATGAAAAAGCCAAGAAGAAGTCAGCTGAGAAGTACTCCGTACTGCAACTACTAGAAAAGGTGACTAGATATCCTCAACAAAGCCATGACCCAGATCAGTCACCCATCTGACCACCCATTGCTTGCTTGTTTAACCGTGTGATCTTCTGTTGTACAGACAGAGGAATACATGGACAGTTTTGACTTTGAGATGGCTGGCCTTTTCTGTCAACGAGCCCTGGATGTGGACTCCAACAACCTGCAAGCTCTAGACATGCTTGGACACATCTACTCCGAACAAGGAGATACACAGAAAGCTAAGGGAATATCCTTTGTGCAGGTTGTGTGAATGTCAGTAATtgtctctatcacacacacacacacacacactgttacatttCTGTACTGTTTGAGTGGTTGTAGCCTCCTTGACCAATTCTCTCTAAGTTCTTCTGCGTGCAGTGGAGCTGAGCCCCGATGTAGGCCACAGTAAGTACATGTACCTGGGACAAATTCACACAGGCCAGGACTCTGTGGACTACTACACTAAAGGAATACAAGTCCTGCTCTCTGCATTGGAAAAACAAGCACAGACCACAGTGAGTACAGTGCATCCTCATACACACTCACCTTCCCTTTATGGTTTCCACACTCTACATCAAGTAGGGATGAAATGCCATTGCCTCCAAGACTTCATGCCAGTGCAGTGTTATGTATCTTCACAAGAGGGTGCCGTTGGACAATGaaattatctatctatctatctatctatctatctatctatctatctatctatctatctatctatctatctatctatctatctatctatctatctatctaatacACGTTACTGT
The nucleotide sequence above comes from Pempheris klunzingeri isolate RE-2024b chromosome 8, fPemKlu1.hap1, whole genome shotgun sequence. Encoded proteins:
- the mindy3 gene encoding ubiquitin carboxyl-terminal hydrolase MINDY-3, with protein sequence MSDLNKEVVDLVWGRPSSGGVSASIFRRWTQGFVFSENEHTALEQFEGGPCAVIAPVQAFLLKNILFNRESSNWRQITEEEQKTALCSTLSEILESACSSPSTGFCLVTWAKGQSPRTSTHTTTHTNTQTQSQSQTQDMPEPESSQPSQEQQPTALAAEDLGFERFHSVLHKRTVMSVSGLREEVLSLYHTWRGCCGVLLYLYSVILTKGIENIRNEIQDTMEPLIDPVHGHGSQSLVNLLVTGHAVSNVWDGDRECSGMKLHGIHKQASVGFLTLMESLRYCKVGTFLKSPKFPIWILGSETHLSVFFTKEMSLVGPESPSEQARRVFQSFDPEDNGFIPESLLEDVMKALDLVSEPEYVSLVKSKLDPESLGIILLGPFLLEFFPDQDSGIPDSFPIYHYNGLKQSNHNERVEYVEGTALVLGFEDPMVRTDDTPVKRCLQTKWPYIELLWTTERSPSLN